Below is a window of Desulfovibrio litoralis DSM 11393 DNA.
AACAGACCCAACCAAAAAGAAAGCCTTATTAGAAGAAGCAATACCAAACTATCAACAATCAATAAAACTTTACCCAAAAATTACTTGTGCATTTCATAATTTAGGAAATTGTTTTATATATTTAGCCGAACTTGAAACAGACGACAACAAAAAGAAAGAGCTCTTAGAAAAATCAAAGAAAAGCTATCAAGAAACAATAAAGCTTGATCCTGAAAGCAGTAACGCATTTTACAACCTTGGACTTTCTTTTTATCACTTAGCCAACCTTGAAAGCAACAACAGAAAAAAGAAAACCTTATTAGAAGAAGCAAAGAAAAACAATCAAAAATCAATAGAACTTTGCGAAAATAATGCTAATGCCTTTAATAATCTCGGGCTTTGTTTTTATAATTTAGCCGAGCTTGAAACAGATAACAGCAAAAAGAAAGAGCTATTAGAAGAAGCAAGAAAAAACTATCAAACATCAACAGAGTTTGACGAAAAGGATACTAATGCGTTGAATAACCTCGGGCTTTGTCTTGATGAGTTAGCCGAGCTTGAAACAGACGACAACAAAAAGAAAGAACTATTAAAAGAAGCAAGGGACAAATATCAAAAAGCAATAAACATTAACCCAAATTATACTAATGCGTTGAATAATCTAGGAAATTCTTTGCTTGATTACGCTAGACTCGAAAAAGATAACAATAAAAAGAAAGAATTACTGCAAGATACAAAAACTAAATATCAAAAAGCAATAGAAATAGATGAAAACTATACTTATGCCTTTAATAATTTAGGTCTTTGTTTTGATGAGTTAGCCAAACTTGAAACAGACGACAACAAAAATAAAGAGCTATTAGAAGAAGCAAGAAAAAACTATCAAAAAGCAACAGAGCTTGACTCAAACTATACTAGTGCGTTTCATAATTTAGGGCATTGTTTGATTAATTTGTCTGAACTTGAAACAGATAACACAAAAAAGAAAGCACTATTAGAAGACGCAAAAAAGGGCTATCAAAAAGCAACAGAGCTTGATCCAAAAGATCCTGATACCTTTAATGGCCTGGGTTTTTCTATTTATCTGTTATCAAAGTTTGAAACAGGTGAAAACAAAAAAGACTTATTACACAAAGCGAAAAAGAAATGCGAACAAGCAATAAAACTTGACGCAAATAATGCTTACGCTTTAGACAGTTTAAGCTCTTGTCTTATAGACTTAGCTGAATTTGAAACGGGCAAATCTCAAAAGAAAAAGTTATTGGAGCAAGCAAAGCAAAACCTTGAAAAAGCAATAGAAATTGATCCAAACCTTGCTGAAATTTTTACTAATTTAGAAACTGCTTTATCTAAGTTAGCCGAGCTTGAAGACGAATCCACAGAAGAAAGCAAGGCCAAAAAGAAAGCATTATTAGACGAAGCAAAAAAAGCTGAAGCAAAATATACACAACTCACAAAAAAACAATAACTAACTAAAACTGTTTCTGTCGCAATCTGCTCGCAAAACTAAAAAAGACTTACACGCTAAACAGTATGTAAGTCTTTGTTTTTTATATTGGTGGGCCATCGGTGAATCGAACACCGAACCAATTGATTAAGAGTCAACTGCTCTACCTATTGAGCTAATGGCCCGAAACTTATCAGTATACAAATTAAGCTATTGTTTATACAGCTTAAATATAACTTAAATATAACTGCTGGAATGAGACTCTTGCAAATAGTCTCAAAGTGGCTTCCGTTAGGAAGGCACTCCAAAAAACACGAATAAGGAAAATTTAATTTTCCTGTAAAATGAGTGCTTTTTGTGGCTTAAGACGTTTTATGCGAAATGCAAATAGAGCATAAAACGATGAAAAAAGTACGCAAAACGTAGCTTTGCAATTGCCTCGGAAATGGATAACAAAAGAATTAGATTTTTGTCAAGCTTAGTATTAAATATATAGCCTTTAATTTGTACAAATATAATCTATGGCACAAAATATTCAGCATAATATTCCTACATAACTTTATTTCAATAAACTATTATAATCACTACAATAACTATAATAATTTGGCAAAAGGGTTATTAAAACCAGTGTTTTGGTTTTTAGGTGGTTGAGCGTTTTTCTTATTCTGTGCATTATTTGTATGTGCAGGTTTTTGCTGGCTTTGTCCTGATGTTTTAGCTTCTCTGGGTTCAGCAAAAGGCTCGCTTTTCATGGATAAGGCGATACGCTTACGTTTAATATCCAACTCAACGACAGTAACCATAACTTTTTGTTGAACTTTAACCACGCTATGTGGGTCTTTGACAAAATTATCGGAAAGCTGACTAATATGCACAAGTCCATCTTGATGCACGCCAATATCGACGAAAGCTCCAAAATTAGTTACGTTGGTAACAATACCCGGAACTTTCATGCCTATTTCCAAATCTTCCATTGAATTTAAGTTGTCGTTAAACGAGAAGAGTTCAAAGCTTTTTCTGGGGTCTCTACCCGGTTTTTCCAACTCTTTTAAAATATCGTTAATGGTAGGCAAGCCCACTTGTTCATTCACATAAGCTTCTGCTTTAATTTGTTTACGCAATTCAGTTTTGTGAATTAAGTCTTGGAGGGTGCAGCTAAGATCTTTTGCCATATTCTCAACTACAGAGTAAGACTCGGGGTGAACAGCCGAAGCGTCAAGCGGATTATCGGCATTATGAATGCGTAAAAAACCGGCGGCTTGTTCAAAGGCTTTTGGTCCTAAGCGTGGCACTTTTAATAAGTCTTTGCGACGTTTAAATACGCCATTTTGTTCACGATATTTTATGATGTTTGACGCTAAAGAAGCCCCAAGCCCTGAAACGTGCGAAAGCAATTCAGAACTTGCGGTATTTAGCTCAACACCAACAGCGTTTACACAGCTTTCCACAAGATCGGTCAAGCTTTTCTTTAAAGCTGTTTGGTCAACATCGTGTTGATATTGACCGACTCCAATCGCTTTTGGGTCTATTTTAACCAATTCGGCGAGCGGATCCATTAAGCGTCGCCCGATTGAAATCGCCCCTCTTACGGTTAGGTCGAGGTCGGGAAATTCTTTTCTGGCGAGTTCAGAAGCGGAATAAACGCTTGCTCCGCTTTCGCTGACCATGATAATTGGTATGTCTAGCTTTAAACTGCGAGCCAAGGTTTCGCTTTCACGACTGGCGGTTCCGTTTCCTATGGCAATCGCTTCAATTTTATGAACTGTACAAAGTTTTTTGATTTTTAAAGCGGCTTCTTTGAGCTGATTTTCTGAGAGAATATAAATAACATCATGTTCCAACAAAGCCCCTTGTGCATCAAGGCAAGCGAGTTTACAACCCGTTCTGAAACCAGGGTCAACCGCTAAGACTCGTTTTTGTCCGAGCGGTGCGGCTAATAATAATTCTCTTAGATTTTGTACAAAAACATTAATGGCTTCAAGTTCAGCTTTTTCTCTCAGGCTGTTACAGAGTTCTGTTTCCATAGCCGGAGCTAAAAGGCGTTTATAGCTGTCTTCTATCGCTATTTCTACTTGTTTGGCTGATAAGG
It encodes the following:
- a CDS encoding Tex family protein, with translation MDYFNKIALELKLKANQVKAVSDLLDDSATIPFIARYRKEAHGSLDEVQIIAIRDRLEQLKELDSRKQAILKSLSERELLTPELSTKIEASTVLSELEDIYLPFRPKKRTKAMIAREKGLEPLALELLAQEQKTNPDELALSYIDAEKGVENIVDALSGARDIIAELINENAEARTKMRLLFAEKAQISSKVGKGQEEAGEKFKDYFAWEENASKTAGHRLLAMLRGEKEGFLSLHILPEAEQALTLLTTLFIKNNSLSAKQVEIAIEDSYKRLLAPAMETELCNSLREKAELEAINVFVQNLRELLLAAPLGQKRVLAVDPGFRTGCKLACLDAQGALLEHDVIYILSENQLKEAALKIKKLCTVHKIEAIAIGNGTASRESETLARSLKLDIPIIMVSESGASVYSASELARKEFPDLDLTVRGAISIGRRLMDPLAELVKIDPKAIGVGQYQHDVDQTALKKSLTDLVESCVNAVGVELNTASSELLSHVSGLGASLASNIIKYREQNGVFKRRKDLLKVPRLGPKAFEQAAGFLRIHNADNPLDASAVHPESYSVVENMAKDLSCTLQDLIHKTELRKQIKAEAYVNEQVGLPTINDILKELEKPGRDPRKSFELFSFNDNLNSMEDLEIGMKVPGIVTNVTNFGAFVDIGVHQDGLVHISQLSDNFVKDPHSVVKVQQKVMVTVVELDIKRKRIALSMKSEPFAEPREAKTSGQSQQKPAHTNNAQNKKNAQPPKNQNTGFNNPFAKLL